One Actinomycetes bacterium genomic region harbors:
- a CDS encoding branched-chain amino acid ABC transporter permease encodes MDGILTGGVYALMAAGLTLIFGVMEIINIAQGILVVLGAYLSYVLQVHLGIDPFIGLFFTIPIMFLLGVGIEWVFIRRLRPQNRTALSILVTFAVAIVIEGLLTLFFSADLRTLNAWYIDESVHVFGFYLPYIYLFGFGLAVVLLGALYLFLYRTRTGFSIRASVQNRTGAELIGIDINRVSAITFGIGVGVTAAGGMVFGATNSFNPNSGYDLISRLLVIVVLGGLGSVGGALIAAVAAIVIEDVTAVVWSPVWASTMFFGVLILVLLIRPNGLFGQQAARAQ; translated from the coding sequence GTGGACGGCATCCTCACCGGGGGTGTGTATGCGCTGATGGCAGCGGGACTGACGTTGATCTTCGGAGTCATGGAGATCATCAACATCGCTCAGGGGATCCTGGTGGTCCTTGGCGCCTACCTCAGCTACGTCCTCCAGGTCCACCTCGGAATCGATCCCTTCATCGGGCTCTTCTTCACAATTCCGATCATGTTTCTGCTGGGCGTCGGGATCGAGTGGGTGTTCATACGGCGGCTGCGTCCCCAGAACCGCACCGCGCTGTCCATCCTCGTCACGTTCGCGGTCGCCATCGTGATCGAGGGCTTGCTGACCTTGTTCTTCTCCGCGGACCTGCGAACGCTCAACGCCTGGTACATCGACGAGTCCGTGCACGTGTTCGGCTTCTACCTTCCCTACATCTACCTCTTCGGCTTTGGCCTTGCGGTGGTCCTGTTGGGGGCTCTCTATCTGTTCCTGTACCGCACCCGGACCGGGTTCAGCATCCGGGCGTCGGTCCAGAACCGGACGGGTGCTGAGCTGATCGGCATCGACATCAACCGGGTGTCGGCGATCACCTTCGGGATCGGTGTGGGTGTGACTGCAGCAGGCGGGATGGTGTTCGGCGCGACGAACTCGTTCAACCCGAACTCAGGGTACGACCTGATTTCGCGGCTGCTCGTCATCGTCGTTCTCGGCGGCCTGGGCAGCGTCGGAGGCGCGTTGATCGCGGCGGTCGCCGCCATCGTGATCGAGGACGTGACCGCGGTGGTGTGGTCGCCCGTCTGGGCCAGCACCATGTTCTTCGGAGTGCTCATTCTGGTGCTGCTCATCCGCCCCAACGGACTGTTCGGGCAGCAGGCGGCGAGAGCCCAGTGA